The Branchiostoma lanceolatum isolate klBraLanc5 chromosome 1, klBraLanc5.hap2, whole genome shotgun sequence genomic sequence AATGGCAATAAAGTCAAACAAATTGCAGACCATCATTTTCTGAGTTGTTTAAGGAAACCCATCAGGATTCACTCAGGCACAGAATAAATCCTGATTCAATTCGCCAAATCCACCTATGGAGCCAGATTTGAACCGTTGATACCAGGATTGGCAAAATCAGGATGGATTCCATCCCTGGGTGAATTCCAATTTGTTCCTGGTATGAACGAGGTCTAAGAATGGCCCTTACTGTCTACGGGTTTGGGCACCCCCGGCACCAGGTTTTGGTCTGCGTAACAGATGGCCATACAATGGTCCAGCGTGGCGAGCGCGGGGAAGGTTGGGTGGATGTGCTGCTGCACGAAGATGTGCGAGGCGTCCATGATGTTACAGACGATGACGTCGTTCAGTCCCTCGGTCAGCTGCAGCTGGAGTTGAGGAGGGAGGACAGGGATGATGTCCACACACCTCTGAAACACCACGGGACACATCATGCTgtcagacacacatgcacaccgcAAGCACAACACCATTAGGGgaatcacaacaacaacaggcatgCATCAACAACAACTACATACGTTTTCTCCTCAAAGCTGAGAGTTGCTCTGCATTTTGATTTCATATTCAGTTTGAGCCTTCAATTCAATTTCTGCCTTTGATCAAAGCCAAGGTTTACTGGTCTTGTAGAATACTACAGTAACCCGTGTCAGAGCCCATAAAAGTGGTCCGCAAGATTCTCAAATCAGCCTCTGACATAAGGTAACTACAAGataacttccttttttttttttcaagagacCCTTATTGCTCCAGAGTATTTCAATATCAACTTATAGGTTTTAGGCTTAGTGCTATGCTTTTCAAGGTGAAAATAATAAATACAGAACAACTCAAACAGAACCAACAAGGTTCCTCCTAACAGACACAACTTTCACGTAGCACACAAGAGATTGGTTTGATTCCGATTGCAGCTACTGATTTCCACATCATTGGctaacttaaccttctccctgctacaaACATCTACACACCAAGTCTCATGAATTAGGAACAGCACAACTTTTACTAGTCAGGAGGGAGAGGGTTAATGAACTACAATCACCCATGGTAACAATTTGGTTACACATGATGCACAGCCTGCCAGATTGACATTGATGCGAAAGCTTTGCAGTGGGACATGCATTACAACTGGTCCACTCCTGGACTTCCTCAACTAGCATCAGCCGTGAAGACATGACGCGGCCATTACTTGAGAGATGTCGGAGGAATCGCTGTTGGGAGAGTCTTCAACTGCACTCAGGTCCACTGTTGGGAACTTCCGGGCAATTATGTCCAGAGCATGGTCCACTTCACTCTGAGTACCTGTAGTAAGAGGGAAACGGCAAGACTGGATCTACAGTTTTCATAGTGCTTGACTACTTCTTCTACCCACCacttgtgtctttttttcattctgttCAAAAcgcttgtttgtttttaaatcattgtttattcatgagaagcttaaatcagcctgcaggcctCTTTACATTGAGGTCATAAGGACTTAAACAGTATTTGCAGTTCAATAAGTGCTACTTTCTAAAACTTCTGTTTCAAATATCTGCTATTTACAGATATTATAATTTATCCATCTaccacagtcaaaactgcccaagaagaccactcagggtaccaataaaatctggtctatgtggacaggtggtcactataaacaGGATTCTCAATACTTGTGTCAATAAGGAAAATTATctgagggaccaccaaaaagtggtcacatttggCAGGGTCTAGAGATGGTCACCTGTACAGGTTTGGTTCCACCTTGTTAGTGCTAGATATGTGGTATGACACCCACCTTCCAGACAGCACCACTGCATGAAGTCGGGACTCTTCCTGATGAAGATGTTACAGCCTGTCCTGTCCATCATCCACTTGATGTTCCTACCCTGTTTCCCGATCAGACGGCCACACAGGTCCTAGCAAACAGCACAGGAAATTGTGAGAGGTACAGGTACTGCAATTctaccaaaaataatttcatcaggttggtagaacattggatatttggagtttcttttaacacaccCAGGTAAtcaaaagaaactccaaatatcctactGCGATTCTAGGTGCAACATCAAAGTAATAAACCATATTTCACAATATTTCACTTTGGACAAAGCTACAGAACTCTCTCatttcatgagaagctcaaattggcctgcaggccgcttctTCATATGACATGACTTTAATCCTCTTTCCTACAAGATAATGCAGAATACACTACTGTAAGTCTTCTTATGTTCGCGAGTACTTAATTTCGCGAAACTTAGCAAGACAGGAGTTCGCGAGGTCTTTGAGTTCGCGAACAAGTGTTATTAATTTTTTCGGTAGCGCAAGGTAAAATTTTGATATCTTGAACCGTCTTAAACGCTATTTCCCGCATTCTGAGGGACAAAATTGTTGAGTAAAGGTACGTAATAATGCGTCCACATTTACGCCGAGGAGCGCTAGCGGAAGTTTCCCGCCACGCATATACGATCtaaatacatatattacatgtatctaatttTGTTTCCTTGCCGGGAAAATTAAGTGACTGTTGCCTTCGGAAGAGGCTTGGCTACATTTTATCGATATCGTAACAAAGGCCGCCAAAAATTGTTCCAACACGCGTTTTTTTGGGAAGCATATTACAAACTGTTCTGAGAAGCCCGCGCCATCTTGATCACGTGAAACACTGACGCTTTctttcaatcaaccaatcagagcacaggttatcTGAGGTGAGCCAATCAATCAACATGGCGCCCTTGGCCGCTTGGGGTCGGCTTGTTTACTGAAATTACAGCGGTGGAAATACGTTTCATCTTACAAGTTTATCTTTTAATGTCCCGATAGAAATGGAATTGATCGATGGCTGGTCCTTCGATACAAATTATTTTGAGGTTTTCGGCTTTTAGTCGTGCTCGGTCCACGTTCGTAGGAAATCGCTTGCCGAAAAACTGACATAAATGACGCTTGTATGAACTTCGAAAGACCGACTTGAAccttgaaaaacaagtttttaatgaGAACAACATATGCGAAAGGTGCCGACATCGATTGTATTCAAGAATAACAATACCTAACAAAACAAAGGAGTTGGATTTTCTGACGGGGGACGGCGTCCTTACGCCCGCAGCGTCATGATAATGTGGATAAACACAAAATGCCGGTGCGAATTTTTCGATTTTCCCCGATACCGTCGTAACTTAGGTGTACTAGTACTTTCTTTTACCGTTCGTTGTAAGAAGTACTTAGTAACTAAATAAATTATGACTTGATAAAAATTGAAAGAGTGAATGGTCTGTTATCAGTTGAGTCTTGTCATCGGTAGAATTTGCTATCATTGTGTTAGTGTTTGGGCAAGGAGGTTTGGGACGgaaggtgtggggaggggggcagcccaGTAAAACTACAAGTTCGCGAGGAGATGAGTTTGCGAAGAGAAGGTCTCCGCGAATCTCGCGAACTTAAATTTCTCGCGAATATTAATAGACTTACAGTACTTGGATGCAACTTTTGCAAGTTCCCAATAACAACTTAAACAAGCCTAATACTTAAATCCTCTAAACATGATCAATAATACATCATTACCAAACGAACTCAACTTTTATATTTCCCACAAGATTATGCAGAATACACTTGGATGCATTATTTCCCAATAAGAAGTCTAATTTAAACCCTCTAAAAATGACTAATGCATCATCACCAAACTAACTCAACTTTTATATTACCTGACTATTAAACCAACTCAGATCTCATGGACAATAGTGACTGGGCTAACAATAAGAGATGTCATGTACCGATGGGAAGTTAATTTTCCACGTTACGATCTGGTCCTCCTCTAGAACGCCAGCTTGGTCCTGATGTGTGCTGCTGCTGGCCGTGCTGGCTGCACCGTTGTCCATGGTGCTCCGTCCGCTGTCGTTGGACACCTCGctactgacctctgaccccggGGAAACCAACGCGGTGTCTACTGGGGTAGGAGATGGGGATTTCTGGCTATCCGCCTCACTTGGAGAGTTGCGAGTCTTTGGTGACTGCATCTTCTGCTTGCTTTTGCGTTCCAGCTCCTCAACTGCAGTGCCCCAGTCGGAGGTCGGGACTGACTGGACTTCGGCACTAGATGAATGTGTGTTCTCAGCAGTGACGTTGCTGTTTGTACAGTCTTCTATCCCTTCATCACTGCAGCCATCACAGCTAACATCTTTTCCCACGGATGTTTCCTCTACTGCCGACCCACCGATGCTAGATTCTGACAGGGAAGAGCTGGTAGACTCTTGGCTGCTGGTTTGCACTCTGTCGGCTTCCTGAGAGTAAGGGGAATCCAGTTGGCTACTGCTTGACTCCTGAGATGGttgtgaagaagaagaactgaCCTTTTCAGCTTCTATTGATGTCACATGAGACAGAAGTGAAGCATCTGACTCACAGTTCAAGTTGTCACTATCATTACTGAGTACTTTGCTAGGGACTGCTGAGGAAAGTGGAGGAGAAGGCTCTTGTTTATCACTACATTCATCCTTTACATTCTTCTCATAATCTGTGCAAAGCGTAGGAGCATTGGAAACATGATGATCTTCATCTTTACATTTGGATTCTTTAGAAACATGATTTGTGTTGTCGGCGcttatgttttcttctttgctGAGGGCTTGTACTTCTTTTGTGCTTGCTTCTTCTGATGATGATTTGGCTGGCTTTCCAACATCAGGGCTCTTGGAAACACCGATTGCTGCCATCTCGTTTTGCTCATTCTGCAGGGGAGCATCTTCGTTCTCCTCTTGCTCGAACTTCTCTCCTCCAGCTGGATTCAAGAGCTCAGGGCGCTTGCAAGGCTCCAAGTGAGGAAGTGGAGCTTCTTTCTTCAGAGATGAACTTTCTGATAAAGCTGTAGTTGTACTGAAATCCTTAGCACTAAAGGTGTTAGCTGATAACTCCTCTACTGCTAGATCTGTGTGTTTAAAGCTGAACTGCTCTTCAATACTAGCGGCTTGAGGTGACTCCTCCTCTATGCTACTGATGCTGCGCTTGTTTGAGCTACTGGTGGATGTGCTgggcttctttttctttttgctgGAGAACCACAGAAGGGTGAACACAGCCACTGCAACTGAGATGCCAGCTGTCACAACAATACGACCGGCAGTCATGATGATTCGCTTCTACAGAGTAATGATTCTCCAAACCTGCAGATAACACAACATAATGGGAAAATAATTATTTCAGAAGAAGCATAATacaagtaaaaaaatattttagtgacaaggtggtcttgtggccATAAGGTGGTCTACCAGttatgtaaaacaaataaacaaactaatGGGCTGAACTAGGTCATACCATTATCCTGATGGTGTCAAGGTCAGGACTTGGTTGGAAATATAGGAATATGGCTAGCAGAATGGTGCCATGAAAGGTCACATCATGAATCTCTTCTTCTGTAAAGAATTTCCCTCATGACAAAAGGACTTTTAATGATGGTGACCAAAATAAAGGCACAGCTGTCTCTAAATGGGGATCACAACAAGATGGCCTATTTGCACTCAAAGGTCAATTAGGGGGCAGGGAAATTCAAACAACCGGTTTGTTTCAGTGCCTTTAGGGTAGGTTTGGATTAGTGTAAATTCCTGGTACTGTTGATCACTGAAACTTGTTTAAACTACCGGTAAAAATTGTAACTTTTGTAACTTTGTTACCTGTATTTTTCCCCTGTCACACAGTACCTGATATATGATACAGCTTTGTTTACGCCACCCTGTCTAAATACTACTTTGAAAGTAACGGCAAAGTTAATTAATCACTGATTTTGTCAGGTGGGAAACAGGACACATGGTAGGCGTTACTCTGAGCCCTTGAACAAACCGCGACACATACAATtttcgttgaaaaaaaaattgtgtgggCAGGGCAAAATTAAAGAAGGGACACCACGGGAAATCTGACAAGTTTTTTGACTCCCATGGCATGTGGCTGGCTGGAATTCCTGCACACATAAAACTATACGGGGACAAAAAATACAATTCTTACCTTGAAAGGACAATACCTAGATACATCAAAGCTACGGCTTAAAACATATCTGCACGTTTCTAGGAAATGTAATATCCCCAGATAGGGTACCGGAATGACTCATGCTTCAGTTTTATGGGCTGAACGGCACTTACGGCCCAAGGACTTTCCATATTTCCCCCCATTTTACCCGACTTACGTCTAAAACTGTAGCCTCAAAACGGACAAAGCAATGTCCACACCACCGTCACTGGAACAGCGCATGAAGAGAGACCAAGGGAAAGAATTTTGTGGCGAACTTTCGGCTTTTCTGAACTATTGCACAAGTCTGCACGTGGCTCGCGAAATCTGCTTCCACTGTTTTTTCGGTCGTGTCTCGCCACGCACCCAAACTCTCGCGAGAACTTATTCTGGGATCGTGATTTGACAGCAGGAACATGTATATATTCACAGGCCAGATCCTTAAAGACCACAAAAATTCCCCTTAAATCAGACAGAAATAGCACATTCATTACTTAGTTATAAATAGTACAGCTGTTGTGATACTATATACTGGGTTTTATTCCCCATATTTACTTTTCTTCTGTATTAATCgaaaaaatgcaatttcttttttttttgcgtaTTGCGGCGCTGATGCCATGACGTCACGTTGTAAACAACGGAAATACTCCTCCGCGTGACTGGGGCCAACCCTTGgcataaaaacaaaaatatttacaacGGAAGGACGTGTGCGTCATTGAAGACGACAACAGTTTTTCAGACTTGACTTCGATCCTGATAGGAAAGGAG encodes the following:
- the LOC136441290 gene encoding A-kinase anchor protein 1, mitochondrial-like isoform X2 — translated: MTAGRIVVTAGISVAVAVFTLLWFSSKKKKKPSTSTSSSNKRSISSIEEESPQAASIEEQFSFKHTDLAVEELSANTFSAKDFSTTTALSESSSLKKEAPLPHLEPCKRPELLNPAGGEKFEQEENEDAPLQNEQNEMAAIGVSKSPDVGKPAKSSSEEASTKEVQALSKEENISADNTNHVSKESKCKDEDHHVSNAPTLCTDYEKNVKDECSDKQEPSPPLSSAVPSKVLSNDSDNLNCESDASLLSHVTSIEAEKVSSSSSQPSQESSSSQLDSPYSQEADRVQTSSQESTSSSLSESSIGGSAVEETSVGKDVSCDGCSDEGIEDCTNSNVTAENTHSSSAEVQSVPTSDWGTAVEELERKSKQKMQSPKTRNSPSEADSQKSPSPTPVDTALVSPGSEVSSEVSNDSGRSTMDNGAASTASSSTHQDQAGVLEEDQIVTWKINFPSDLCGRLIGKQGRNIKWMMDRTGCNIFIRKSPDFMQWCCLEGTQSEVDHALDIIARKFPTVDLSAVEDSPNSDSSDISQLQLTEGLNDVIVCNIMDASHIFVQQHIHPTFPALATLDHCMAICYADQNLVPGVPKPVDIGVICVAPSPMVGAYCRAEVQEVMEDSDSVVVKFCDYGGYYHVPRDVLRQIRSDFMTLPFQAVECYMANIAPLEGEESFSLEATGLVEELTQGIVTQVNVVGYSTEGCPLVHLYSTQGDTSIMVNRVMVEQGLAQWLEG
- the LOC136441290 gene encoding A-kinase anchor protein 1, mitochondrial-like isoform X1, with protein sequence MTAGRIVVTAGISVAVAVFTLLWFSSKKKKKPSTSTSSSNKRSISSIEEESPQAASIEEQFSFKHTDLAVEELSANTFSAKDFSTTTALSESSSLKKEAPLPHLEPCKRPELLNPAGGEKFEQEENEDAPLQNEQNEMAAIGVSKSPDVGKPAKSSSEEASTKEVQALSKEENISADNTNHVSKESKCKDEDHHVSNAPTLCTDYEKNVKDECSDKQEPSPPLSSAVPSKVLSNDSDNLNCESDASLLSHVTSIEAEKVSSSSSQPSQESSSSQLDSPYSQEADRVQTSSQESTSSSLSESSIGGSAVEETSVGKDVSCDGCSDEGIEDCTNSNVTAENTHSSSAEVQSVPTSDWGTAVEELERKSKQKMQSPKTRNSPSEADSQKSPSPTPVDTALVSPGSEVSSEVSNDSGRSTMDNGAASTASSSTHQDQAGVLEEDQIVTWKINFPSDLCGRLIGKQGRNIKWMMDRTGCNIFIRKSPDFMQWCCLEGTQSEVDHALDIIARKFPTVDLSAVEDSPNSDSSDISQRCVDIIPVLPPQLQLQLTEGLNDVIVCNIMDASHIFVQQHIHPTFPALATLDHCMAICYADQNLVPGVPKPVDIGVICVAPSPMVGAYCRAEVQEVMEDSDSVVVKFCDYGGYYHVPRDVLRQIRSDFMTLPFQAVECYMANIAPLEGEESFSLEATGLVEELTQGIVTQVNVVGYSTEGCPLVHLYSTQGDTSIMVNRVMVEQGLAQWLEG